Sequence from the Gemmatimonadaceae bacterium genome:
TCGCCGCGGCCTTCCATGCGCACGCGGGCCGCCTGCGGCGACTCGAGGTGGTTGAGCTTCTTGTACACGCGATCGGCCTTGAGCTGGTCGATCGTCGCGTTCAGTTGGTTCACGAAATTCACGTTCACGGACATGGGGCTTCCTCTGGTCAAGCGATCTCGAATATCACCTTGCCGGCGGCGCCCGTCTTGATGGCGTTGATCGCTTCGTCGTACGCCTCGAGCGGGAACCGATGCGTGATCACGGGCGTCGGATCGAACATCCCGGACCGCAGGAACCGGGTCACCTGATGCCAGGTGTCGTACATGCGCCGGCCCACCACGCCGTAGATCGTGATGCCCTTGAAGATCACCTCGGTGGCGAGGTTCACCTCGATCGGCTTGGACGGGATGCCCAGCATCTGCACGCGGCCGCCCACGCGCACCAGCTCGAACGCCTGGTGGATGGCCGACGGGACGCCCGACATCTCGAGCACCACGTCCACGCCCAGACCCTCGGTGGCGGCGCGCACGGCGGCGGCCGCTTCGTTCGGGTGGACCACGTCGTGCGCCCCCATGCGGCGGGCCAGCGCGAGCCGGGTCTCGTTGACGTCGGAGGCGATGATCCGCGACGCGCCGGCCGCCTTGCAGATGCCCACCGCGAACAGGCCGATCGGCCCGCACCCGGTGATGAGCACCGTAGCGCCCGGGATGTCGGCGGTGAGCGCGGTGTGGAAGGCGTTGCCCATCGGATCGTGGATGCCGCCGATGTCGAACGACACGTTGTCGTCCAGGTGCCAGACGTTGGTGGCCGGCATCGCGATGTAATCGGCAAAGCAGCCGTCGCGGTCCACGCCGATGATGCGAGTGTGGGGGCAGACGTGCGAGTTGCCAGTGCGGCAGAGCAGGCAGCGGCCGTCCACGATGTGGCCCTCGGCGGTCACGCGATCGCCGACGTGCACGTCGGTGACCAGCTTGCCCACCTGGGCCACGTCGCCCGCGAATTCGTGTCCGACGGTGAACGGCGGCTTGCAGCGTCCCTGCGCCCACGCGTCCCATTCGTAGATGTGCACGTCGGTGCCGCAGACGCCCGCGCGACGCACGCGGATGAGGACCTCGTCGTCTCGAATCGTCGGCTCGGGAACCTCTTTCAGAGTGAATCCGGGAGCCGCAGTTTGTTTGACCAGCGCTCTCACGCGCGCCTCGCTTCAGAGTATCGTTGCGTTGGATGCGCGCTGCTTGGTGGCGCGCGCATGGAAGCTCGCATGCCGCATCAGGCGATGGAAGTCCGCGCGATCCGCCGTGCCGATTGCGTAAACTCGCTATTGCGCGTGACTTGGCACGTTCCTATATTCGCGCGGAGTAACTATTGACGCGAATTCGAGGATACTCGGTGGATTTATCGCGACGAGCGTTTCTTCAACTGCAGCAGTCGCAGGCCGCGACAGGGTTCGTCGTCGGCGCGCTCGCCGTCCCT
This genomic interval carries:
- the tdh gene encoding L-threonine 3-dehydrogenase, producing the protein MRALVKQTAAPGFTLKEVPEPTIRDDEVLIRVRRAGVCGTDVHIYEWDAWAQGRCKPPFTVGHEFAGDVAQVGKLVTDVHVGDRVTAEGHIVDGRCLLCRTGNSHVCPHTRIIGVDRDGCFADYIAMPATNVWHLDDNVSFDIGGIHDPMGNAFHTALTADIPGATVLITGCGPIGLFAVGICKAAGASRIIASDVNETRLALARRMGAHDVVHPNEAAAAVRAATEGLGVDVVLEMSGVPSAIHQAFELVRVGGRVQMLGIPSKPIEVNLATEVIFKGITIYGVVGRRMYDTWHQVTRFLRSGMFDPTPVITHRFPLEAYDEAINAIKTGAAGKVIFEIA